A DNA window from Streptomyces asoensis contains the following coding sequences:
- a CDS encoding DEAD/DEAH box helicase — protein MGVMTEGAVEAGPAAVPVRLAALFLPAPLPREGRVAFWDPADGTLPAAADAQRTELTVVRRHGSSIRRAQVPALSLPLDRALPLLVRARRDPAAHPATACWGAAALHALRLTARGRLLPGLTPAGHDAWRAGPLDPEDVAHLRAVAAALPYEGHAVPLPGSGALRLPRPEALMRAFLDAVADTLPRTPAAPHACGRPFADRRPQRLPGAHDWAAEVAAGMDAGVRVSLRLDLSAYDMFDRVDDGEGTRRAGAAVVQVHSLADPTLMTDAAALWAGEADASFGPRARVDAALAVRRAARVWPPLARLAERDTPDVLALSEDELGELLGVAATRLAAAGVAVHWPRDLAQDLSAAAVVRPAPGSATDGTGFFESEELLRFRWQLALGGEPLSEAEMDTLAEAHRPVVRLRDQWVLVDPALVRKARKRELGLLDPVDALAVALSGTAEVDGESVEAVPVGALATLRDRLTTGVHPAQPPAGLHATLRDYQLRGLAWLDLMTSLGLGGCLADDMGLGKTITVIALHLKRARPEPTLVVCPASLLGNWQREIERFAPGVPVRRFHGPDRTLADLRGGFVLTTYGTMRSAAPSLAGQAWGMVVADEVQHVKNPFSATAKALRTIPTPARVALTGTPVENNLSELWALLDWTTPGLLGPLKSFRARHARAVENGEDEQAVERLARLVRPFLLRRKKSDPGIVPELPPKTETDRPVPLTREQAALYEAVVRESLLAIETADGIARRGLVLKLLGALKQICDHPALYLKEEAASVGDSLAARSGKLTLLDELLDTVLAEDGSALVFTQYVGMARLITAHLAARAVPVDLLHGGTPVPERERMVDRFQEGATPVLVLSLKAAGTGLNLTRAGHVVHFDRWWNPAVEEQATDRAYRIGQTQPVQVHRLITEGTVEDRIAEMLHAKRALADAILGSGESALTELTDRELSDLVRLRREA, from the coding sequence ATGGGCGTCATGACCGAGGGCGCGGTCGAGGCCGGGCCCGCAGCCGTTCCCGTACGACTCGCGGCCCTGTTCCTGCCCGCCCCGCTCCCGCGCGAGGGGCGGGTCGCCTTCTGGGACCCGGCGGACGGCACCCTGCCCGCCGCGGCCGACGCGCAGCGCACGGAACTGACCGTCGTCCGGCGCCACGGGTCGTCCATCCGCCGGGCGCAGGTGCCCGCCCTCTCCCTCCCGCTCGACCGGGCGCTCCCGCTGCTCGTGCGGGCCCGCCGCGACCCCGCCGCCCACCCCGCGACCGCCTGCTGGGGCGCGGCCGCGCTGCACGCCCTGCGGCTCACCGCACGGGGCCGCCTGCTGCCCGGCCTGACACCCGCCGGACACGACGCCTGGCGGGCCGGCCCCCTGGACCCGGAGGACGTCGCCCACCTGCGCGCGGTCGCCGCCGCACTCCCGTACGAGGGACACGCCGTGCCGCTCCCCGGCTCCGGAGCGCTGCGGCTGCCCCGGCCCGAGGCCCTGATGCGGGCCTTCCTGGACGCCGTGGCGGACACCCTGCCCCGCACCCCGGCCGCGCCCCACGCCTGCGGTAGGCCCTTCGCGGACCGCCGCCCCCAGCGGCTGCCCGGCGCGCACGACTGGGCCGCCGAGGTCGCCGCGGGGATGGACGCGGGCGTCCGGGTCTCGCTCCGCCTCGACCTCTCCGCGTACGACATGTTCGACCGGGTCGACGACGGCGAGGGGACGCGCCGCGCGGGCGCGGCCGTCGTCCAGGTGCACAGCCTCGCCGACCCCACCCTGATGACCGACGCGGCGGCCCTGTGGGCGGGTGAGGCGGACGCGTCCTTCGGGCCGCGCGCCCGCGTGGACGCCGCCCTCGCCGTCCGGCGCGCGGCCCGCGTCTGGCCGCCGCTCGCCCGGCTCGCCGAACGGGACACGCCGGACGTCCTGGCCCTGTCCGAGGACGAACTGGGCGAGCTGCTCGGCGTCGCGGCCACCCGGCTCGCGGCCGCCGGGGTCGCCGTGCACTGGCCGAGGGACCTGGCGCAGGACCTCAGCGCGGCCGCGGTGGTGCGGCCCGCGCCCGGTTCCGCGACCGACGGCACGGGCTTCTTCGAGAGCGAGGAACTGCTCCGGTTCCGCTGGCAGCTGGCGCTCGGCGGCGAGCCGCTCAGCGAGGCCGAGATGGACACCCTGGCGGAGGCCCACCGCCCGGTGGTCCGGCTCCGCGACCAGTGGGTCCTCGTCGACCCGGCGCTCGTCCGCAAGGCCCGCAAACGGGAGCTGGGTCTGCTGGACCCCGTCGACGCCCTGGCCGTCGCCCTGAGCGGCACCGCGGAGGTCGACGGCGAGAGCGTCGAGGCCGTTCCCGTCGGCGCCCTGGCCACCTTGCGGGACCGCCTCACCACCGGCGTGCACCCCGCGCAGCCCCCCGCGGGACTGCACGCGACCCTGCGCGACTACCAGCTGCGCGGCCTGGCCTGGCTGGACCTCATGACCTCCCTCGGCCTCGGCGGCTGCCTCGCCGACGACATGGGCCTCGGCAAGACGATCACCGTCATCGCGCTGCACCTGAAGCGGGCCCGCCCCGAACCGACCCTGGTGGTCTGCCCGGCCTCCCTCCTCGGCAACTGGCAGCGCGAGATCGAGCGCTTCGCGCCCGGCGTCCCCGTCCGCCGCTTCCACGGCCCCGACCGCACCCTGGCGGACCTGCGCGGCGGCTTCGTCCTCACCACGTACGGCACCATGCGCTCGGCGGCGCCGTCCCTGGCCGGACAGGCCTGGGGGATGGTCGTCGCGGACGAGGTCCAGCACGTGAAGAACCCCTTCTCCGCCACGGCCAAGGCCCTGCGCACCATCCCGACCCCCGCGCGCGTGGCGCTGACGGGCACCCCGGTCGAGAACAACCTCTCCGAACTCTGGGCCCTGCTCGACTGGACGACACCCGGACTCCTCGGCCCCCTGAAGTCCTTCCGCGCCCGGCACGCGCGCGCCGTCGAGAACGGCGAGGACGAGCAGGCGGTGGAGCGCCTGGCCAGGCTGGTGCGCCCGTTCCTCCTGCGCCGCAAGAAGTCCGACCCCGGCATCGTGCCCGAGCTGCCGCCCAAGACCGAGACCGACCGTCCGGTGCCCCTCACCCGTGAACAGGCGGCCCTGTACGAGGCGGTGGTGCGGGAGTCGCTGCTCGCCATCGAGACGGCGGACGGCATCGCCCGCCGCGGGCTGGTGCTGAAGCTCCTGGGCGCGCTCAAGCAGATCTGCGACCACCCGGCCCTCTACCTCAAGGAGGAGGCCGCGTCCGTCGGGGACTCCCTGGCCGCCCGCTCCGGCAAACTCACCCTGCTCGACGAGCTGCTGGACACGGTTCTCGCCGAGGACGGCTCGGCCCTCGTCTTCACCCAGTACGTCGGCATGGCACGCCTGATCACCGCCCACCTCGCCGCCCGCGCGGTCCCCGTCGACCTGCTGCACGGCGGTACGCCGGTACCCGAGCGGGAGCGGATGGTCGACCGCTTCCAGGAGGGCGCGACACCCGTGCTCGTCCTCTCCCTGAAGGCCGCCGGGACCGGACTCAACCTCACCCGCGCGGGCCATGTCGTGCACTTCGACCGCTGGTGGAACCCGGCGGTGGAGGAACAGGCGACCGACCGTGCCTACCGCATCGGCCAGACCCAGCCCGTCCAGGTGCACCGGCTCATCACCGAGGGCACGGTCGAGGACCGCATCGCCGAGATGCTCCACGCGAAGCGCGCCCTGGCCGACGCGATCCTCGGCTCCGGCGAGTCCGCCCTCACCGAACTCACGGACCGCGAACTGTCCGACCTGGTCCGGCTCCGGAGGGAGGCGTGA
- a CDS encoding sugar kinase, producing MTAPLPRQAASPDEPPRPPEDRRHVVRRRALTLLIIVLLIGVPAGYLVISANQSRDSGKDKEAKYSATGLTEGWPSKVQRRLYQVPIPHPSNQVAYYETNNWKTSRLYAQFQTTQVGLDQFLAEIGVTRAELKKGDITISARDQEITGWKFTGAGSRPGDDFGIVHEQKRPMPTLDIVVNTGNAIYPFVYVVSRTVP from the coding sequence ATGACCGCACCGCTGCCCCGCCAGGCCGCGTCCCCCGACGAGCCGCCCCGCCCGCCCGAGGACCGCCGGCACGTCGTCCGGCGCAGGGCCCTCACCCTGCTGATCATCGTGCTGCTCATCGGTGTCCCGGCCGGCTACCTGGTGATCTCCGCCAACCAGAGCCGCGACAGCGGCAAGGACAAGGAGGCCAAGTACTCGGCCACCGGTCTCACCGAGGGCTGGCCGTCCAAGGTCCAGCGCCGCCTGTACCAGGTGCCTATCCCGCACCCGTCGAACCAGGTCGCCTACTACGAGACGAACAACTGGAAGACCAGCCGTCTCTACGCGCAGTTCCAGACCACCCAGGTCGGCCTCGACCAGTTCCTCGCGGAGATCGGCGTCACCCGGGCCGAGCTGAAGAAGGGCGACATCACCATCAGCGCCCGCGACCAGGAGATCACCGGCTGGAAGTTCACGGGCGCCGGCTCGCGGCCCGGCGACGACTTCGGCATCGTCCACGAGCAGAAGCGGCCCATGCCGACGCTGGACATCGTGGTGAACACCGGCAACGCGATCTACCCCTTCGTCTACGTCGTCTCGCGCACGGTCCCCTGA
- a CDS encoding ROK family glucokinase encodes MSTYGNFTAPIGSRRATALRTVGTRERRSHLTAPRVPTVGIDIGGTKVMAGVVDADGNILEKLRTETPDKSKSPKVVEDTIVELVLDLSDRHDVHAVGIGAAGWVDADRNRVLFAPHLSWRNEPLRDRLSGRLSVPVLVDNDANTAAWAEWRFGAGRGEDHLVMITLGTGIGGAILEDGQVKRGKYGVAGEFGHMQAVPGGHRCPCGNRGCWEQYSSGNALVREARELAAADSPVAYGIIEHVKGNIGDITGPMITELAREGDAMCIELLQDIGQWLGVGIANLAAALDPSCFVIGGGVSAADDLLISPARDAFKRQLTGRGYRPEARIVRAQLGPEAGMVGAADLARLVARRFRRAKRRRVERFERFERFTEAARRTQDTA; translated from the coding sequence ATGAGCACCTACGGCAACTTCACGGCCCCCATCGGCTCCCGCCGCGCCACCGCACTGCGCACCGTGGGCACGAGGGAGCGCAGGTCGCACCTCACCGCACCCCGGGTGCCCACGGTCGGCATCGACATCGGCGGCACCAAGGTGATGGCGGGGGTCGTCGACGCCGACGGCAACATCCTGGAGAAACTGCGCACCGAGACGCCGGACAAGTCCAAGAGCCCCAAGGTCGTCGAGGACACCATCGTCGAGCTGGTCCTCGACCTGTCCGACCGCCACGACGTGCACGCCGTGGGCATCGGCGCGGCCGGCTGGGTCGACGCCGACCGCAACCGCGTGCTGTTCGCGCCGCACCTGTCCTGGCGCAACGAGCCGCTGCGCGACCGCCTCTCCGGCCGCCTGTCGGTCCCCGTCCTGGTGGACAACGACGCCAACACCGCCGCCTGGGCCGAGTGGCGCTTCGGCGCGGGACGCGGCGAGGACCACCTCGTCATGATCACCCTCGGCACCGGCATCGGCGGCGCGATCCTGGAGGACGGCCAGGTCAAGCGCGGCAAGTACGGCGTCGCCGGCGAGTTCGGCCACATGCAGGCGGTACCCGGCGGCCACCGCTGCCCGTGCGGGAACCGCGGCTGCTGGGAGCAGTACAGCTCGGGCAACGCGCTCGTGCGGGAGGCCCGCGAACTGGCCGCCGCCGACTCCCCGGTCGCGTACGGCATCATCGAGCACGTCAAGGGCAACATCGGCGACATCACCGGGCCCATGATCACCGAGCTGGCCCGCGAGGGCGACGCGATGTGCATCGAGCTGCTCCAGGACATCGGCCAGTGGCTCGGGGTCGGCATCGCCAACCTGGCGGCCGCCCTCGACCCGTCCTGCTTCGTGATCGGCGGCGGTGTCTCGGCCGCCGACGACCTCCTCATCAGCCCCGCGCGGGACGCCTTCAAGCGTCAGCTCACCGGCCGCGGCTACCGTCCCGAGGCCCGTATCGTGCGGGCCCAGCTCGGCCCCGAGGCCGGTATGGTCGGCGCCGCCGACCTGGCCCGGCTGGTCGCCCGCCGCTTCCGCCGCGCCAAGCGCCGCCGCGTGGAGCGCTTCGAGCGCTTCGAACGGTTCACGGAGGCCGCCCGCCGCACCCAGGACACCGCGTGA